In Arthrobacter citreus, a genomic segment contains:
- a CDS encoding DUF1206 domain-containing protein — protein MARTGHGDRLASAAAKAADSKSFERAARVGYAASGLLHLLIGVIALRIASGGSGDADSSGAVSALSGQPGGLVLLWVCFLGCLTLALFQLSRIWLQGGGLKDKELWKMRGSAAGQAIAYGAIGVTFGSFALGGGSDSGESSTSWSARLMAQPAGALLLGLVGLGIVAVGGYFVFKGASRRFRKDLRAVPPGAWDRAVTVTGVLGFIAKGISLAILGVLVMVAAATADPERSSGLDGALHALREQPFGWLALGAVGAGLICYGLYTGILRARFARL, from the coding sequence TTGGCTCGCACAGGACACGGGGACCGGCTGGCGTCGGCCGCCGCGAAGGCCGCCGATTCCAAGAGCTTTGAACGCGCTGCCCGCGTCGGTTACGCCGCCAGCGGGCTGCTGCATCTGCTCATCGGAGTCATTGCACTGCGGATCGCCTCCGGAGGCAGCGGCGACGCCGATTCCTCCGGTGCGGTGTCGGCACTGTCCGGGCAGCCGGGCGGGCTGGTGCTGCTCTGGGTCTGCTTCCTGGGCTGCCTCACCCTTGCCCTTTTCCAGCTGTCCAGGATTTGGTTGCAGGGCGGAGGCTTGAAGGACAAGGAGCTGTGGAAGATGCGCGGTTCCGCCGCCGGCCAGGCCATTGCCTACGGCGCCATCGGCGTGACCTTTGGTTCGTTTGCCCTGGGCGGCGGATCGGACAGCGGCGAAAGCTCCACCAGTTGGAGCGCCCGGCTCATGGCACAGCCCGCCGGAGCGCTGCTGCTGGGCCTCGTGGGCCTGGGGATCGTCGCCGTCGGCGGTTACTTCGTCTTCAAGGGCGCCAGCCGCCGCTTCCGCAAAGACCTCCGCGCTGTTCCGCCGGGAGCCTGGGACCGCGCGGTCACCGTCACGGGTGTTTTGGGATTCATAGCCAAGGGTATTTCCCTGGCCATCCTTGGCGTCCTGGTGATGGTTGCCGCAGCCACCGCCGATCCCGAACGTTCCAGCGGTCTCGACGGCGCCCTGCATGCCCTGCGCGAACAGCCCTTTGGCTGGCTGGCTCTGGGGGCTGTGGGTGCTGGCCTCATTTGCTACGGCCTCTACACCGGGATCCTGCGGGCTCGGTTCGCCAGGCTGTAG
- a CDS encoding CoA-binding protein: MAVDGAHVNDPAVVERLLREKGRWAVVGLSNNPLRTALGVSKYIQDHLGMEIIPVSLKGDDVHGNQGYKRLSDIPGPIDVVDCFVNSSRVGDVVDQAIAVGAKAVWLQLGVIDEAAARRAEDAGLDVVMNTCPVIEAPHFGL; this comes from the coding sequence ATGGCAGTTGACGGCGCACACGTAAATGACCCGGCGGTAGTCGAGCGCCTGCTTCGGGAGAAGGGCCGGTGGGCCGTCGTCGGGCTGTCCAACAACCCCCTGCGCACGGCGCTGGGGGTGTCCAAGTACATTCAGGACCACCTGGGCATGGAGATCATTCCGGTCAGCCTCAAGGGCGATGACGTCCACGGCAACCAGGGCTACAAGCGGCTCAGCGACATTCCGGGCCCCATCGATGTCGTGGACTGTTTCGTGAACTCGAGCCGTGTTGGTGACGTCGTGGACCAGGCCATCGCCGTCGGCGCCAAAGCGGTGTGGCTGCAGCTGGGCGTTATTGACGAAGCGGCAGCCCGCCGTGCCGAGGACGCCGGCCTGGACGTTGTCATGAACACCTGCCCCGTTATTGAGGCCCCGCACTTCGGGCTCTGA
- a CDS encoding thioester domain-containing protein, producing MQVTGRGLLGVLLALLMVAAPLASPASARIEFVRGVPTANGPYGPNTDIVISRLGEGQALTGALPPVGTTWPVTTYPTSIPQGYETNNPSFAGVIVTEDINGETTAPMYCIDIRTETRVGIGYENGTWDEATVPNIGYVNRILNSYYPAVPNQPAGLNNNQRAAAVQAAIWFFSDGYVVNPRNALYPAVQAIVNATVAAGPLTEPDAPDISITPATAAGPTDGVTGPYTVAAEDAATVTVSVPAGYSLYTDAAGTQPLENPVPSGTQVWVRSDTGSTDPAMVTARAVVTVPTGNVYLYDGTNPDVTAAQKLILANTRDLSSTATATAEFFAVGSLTVTKTILGEAAGSQEAVTIAIDCGTGYQFTLEVEAGSTTGASQTFTGIPVGNTCTVTEPVTGATDTVLVSTALPQPVTIEAGTAAQATVTDTYTFAPGTLVVEKLFTGEAAGNHGVVVLQVVCGTALNTTVTIPAGQTEPFTTEFADVPAGTVCTVTEPTTGSTTEVTATPTLPADVTIPVADSVTSTVSNDYTYNPGVIAVNKVIAGAAAGQQGDVVLSLTCTSAGTTVFSQTITIPAGSTDTIRNEYPGVPAGATCTVVETSTGATTAVGVVTESTGDVVIPPAGGAEITVTDTYTLNPGSLTVTKALAGPAAGQQGAVTLQVTCTSDGATVLNETVSLAAGSATGVSQTFTDIPANAECDVTEPATGETATVAVDVALPDTVVVPAGGAATATVTNTYTLKPGVLQVFKTVDGEAAGLQEAITIVVSCGPDGSVLLETWNIQPGITGTGDAQFRNIPAGTECTVTETSAGTTGAISVVTVTPDPVTIPAGDVVEAQVTNTYSFNPGTLAVRKTFAGEAAGSQGDVQLLVVCTDDGGTVLNETVNIPGGETETFETAFEDLPAGAECTVTEPVTGATETVGVQTDLPDPVTIPAGDGAEAVVANTYTFIAGSLVLNKVVAGEAAGEQGEIQLNVVCLSGDVEVLNETVTVAAGTTDPSAWTFDTVPTGAECTVTEPVTGSTAEVGVTTDLPGVLTIVGGGSVAGTVTNTYGFNPGVVTVTKAITGGAAGQQGEVRLMLRCAIGEDLTLETEITVPSGFTGSYSQETPGVQAGSECVVTEPANGSSETVTVQTTLPDPVAVAAGGSASLTVTNAYTVVEPTPTPTPTPTPAPTPAPTPAPEKPEKPGKRGKLPTTGSDGTVLVMSAGAGALGLGALLLLAAKRRRGSGEDL from the coding sequence TTGCAAGTTACCGGACGCGGCCTGCTGGGGGTGCTCCTGGCGCTGCTGATGGTGGCTGCCCCGCTCGCTTCTCCGGCGTCGGCCAGAATCGAATTTGTGCGGGGGGTCCCGACGGCTAACGGGCCTTACGGCCCCAACACCGACATTGTCATCAGCCGACTGGGGGAGGGGCAGGCCCTGACGGGAGCCCTGCCTCCGGTGGGGACCACGTGGCCGGTCACGACGTACCCGACATCCATCCCGCAAGGCTACGAAACCAATAACCCGAGTTTCGCCGGCGTCATCGTTACCGAGGACATTAACGGCGAAACAACGGCGCCCATGTACTGCATCGATATCCGCACCGAAACCCGTGTCGGGATCGGTTATGAGAACGGCACGTGGGACGAAGCGACCGTGCCCAACATTGGCTACGTCAACCGGATCCTCAACTCGTACTACCCCGCCGTCCCCAACCAGCCGGCGGGGCTGAATAACAATCAGCGGGCGGCAGCCGTCCAGGCGGCCATCTGGTTCTTCAGCGACGGCTACGTCGTGAATCCCCGCAACGCGCTGTACCCGGCCGTCCAAGCGATCGTGAACGCCACGGTCGCCGCCGGCCCCCTTACCGAACCGGACGCGCCGGACATCAGCATCACCCCGGCCACGGCAGCCGGCCCCACTGACGGGGTCACCGGTCCTTACACGGTTGCCGCCGAAGACGCCGCCACAGTGACTGTCAGCGTTCCTGCCGGCTACAGCCTCTACACCGACGCGGCGGGCACCCAGCCGCTGGAAAATCCGGTGCCATCGGGAACCCAGGTGTGGGTCCGCAGCGATACGGGCAGCACGGACCCGGCGATGGTCACCGCGCGGGCGGTGGTCACGGTGCCCACCGGCAACGTCTACCTGTATGACGGCACCAATCCCGACGTGACGGCAGCGCAAAAACTGATTCTGGCCAACACCCGGGACCTGTCCAGCACCGCCACCGCCACCGCGGAATTCTTCGCCGTCGGATCCCTGACGGTCACCAAGACCATTCTCGGCGAAGCAGCCGGCAGCCAAGAAGCGGTCACCATCGCCATCGACTGCGGAACCGGATATCAGTTCACCCTTGAGGTGGAAGCCGGCAGCACCACCGGGGCGTCCCAAACCTTCACCGGGATTCCCGTTGGCAACACCTGCACCGTGACAGAACCCGTCACCGGGGCCACAGACACCGTCCTCGTCAGTACGGCGCTGCCGCAGCCCGTCACTATCGAGGCCGGAACGGCGGCGCAGGCCACGGTCACCGACACCTACACGTTCGCTCCGGGCACCCTGGTGGTGGAAAAGCTATTCACCGGTGAAGCTGCCGGCAACCACGGTGTGGTTGTCCTGCAGGTCGTCTGCGGCACCGCACTGAACACCACGGTGACCATTCCGGCCGGACAGACTGAGCCCTTCACCACGGAATTCGCCGATGTGCCCGCCGGGACGGTCTGCACCGTCACCGAACCAACCACCGGCAGCACCACCGAAGTGACGGCGACGCCCACCCTTCCCGCCGACGTGACGATTCCGGTTGCTGACAGCGTGACCAGCACGGTCAGCAACGACTACACCTATAACCCCGGCGTCATCGCGGTCAACAAGGTCATTGCCGGTGCCGCGGCCGGGCAGCAGGGCGACGTGGTGCTCTCGCTGACCTGCACCAGCGCCGGCACCACCGTGTTCAGCCAAACCATTACCATTCCCGCCGGTTCCACCGACACCATTCGGAACGAATATCCAGGTGTCCCCGCGGGCGCCACCTGCACCGTGGTGGAAACGTCCACCGGCGCCACCACCGCCGTCGGCGTCGTCACGGAAAGCACCGGAGACGTAGTTATTCCACCCGCCGGCGGCGCGGAAATCACGGTGACCGACACCTACACGCTCAACCCGGGCAGCCTGACCGTAACGAAGGCGCTGGCCGGGCCGGCGGCGGGACAGCAGGGCGCAGTGACCCTGCAGGTGACCTGCACCAGTGACGGAGCCACCGTGCTGAACGAGACCGTTTCACTGGCCGCGGGATCAGCCACCGGTGTTTCCCAGACCTTCACGGACATTCCGGCCAACGCCGAGTGTGATGTTACCGAACCGGCGACCGGTGAAACGGCGACTGTTGCGGTGGATGTGGCGCTGCCGGACACGGTGGTCGTCCCGGCCGGGGGCGCGGCCACCGCAACGGTGACCAACACCTACACCCTCAAACCCGGTGTCCTGCAGGTGTTCAAGACGGTTGACGGCGAGGCAGCGGGCCTTCAAGAGGCGATCACCATCGTTGTCAGCTGCGGACCGGACGGATCGGTTCTGCTCGAAACCTGGAACATCCAGCCGGGCATTACGGGCACCGGAGATGCCCAGTTCCGCAACATTCCGGCAGGAACCGAGTGCACCGTGACGGAAACCAGTGCCGGCACCACGGGCGCCATTTCGGTGGTCACCGTAACACCGGATCCCGTCACCATTCCCGCAGGGGACGTGGTCGAGGCGCAGGTGACCAACACGTATTCCTTCAACCCGGGCACGCTGGCAGTGCGTAAAACCTTTGCCGGCGAGGCCGCGGGTTCCCAGGGAGACGTGCAGCTGCTCGTCGTCTGCACCGACGACGGCGGCACCGTGCTGAATGAGACGGTCAACATCCCGGGCGGCGAAACAGAGACCTTCGAGACGGCCTTTGAGGACCTGCCCGCCGGAGCCGAGTGCACGGTGACTGAACCGGTCACCGGCGCAACGGAAACCGTTGGCGTGCAGACCGATCTGCCGGACCCGGTCACGATTCCGGCCGGTGACGGTGCGGAAGCCGTGGTGGCCAACACCTACACCTTCATCGCCGGTTCGCTGGTGCTGAACAAGGTCGTGGCCGGTGAAGCAGCCGGGGAGCAGGGCGAGATCCAGTTGAACGTCGTGTGCCTCTCCGGTGATGTTGAGGTCCTGAATGAAACGGTCACGGTTGCCGCCGGGACCACGGACCCCAGCGCCTGGACTTTCGACACCGTCCCCACCGGAGCCGAATGCACCGTGACGGAGCCGGTTACCGGTTCCACTGCGGAAGTTGGAGTCACCACGGATCTTCCGGGTGTCCTGACGATCGTGGGCGGCGGCTCGGTGGCGGGAACGGTAACCAACACCTACGGCTTCAACCCCGGAGTTGTCACCGTCACCAAGGCGATTACGGGAGGCGCCGCCGGACAACAGGGTGAGGTCAGGCTCATGCTCCGGTGCGCTATTGGTGAGGACCTGACCCTGGAAACCGAGATCACGGTTCCGTCCGGCTTCACCGGCAGCTACAGCCAGGAAACTCCCGGCGTGCAGGCAGGATCGGAGTGTGTGGTGACGGAGCCGGCAAACGGCAGCAGCGAAACCGTGACCGTGCAGACCACGCTGCCGGATCCGGTTGCAGTGGCGGCCGGCGGTTCAGCCAGCCTCACGGTAACCAATGCCTACACCGTAGTGGAGCCGACTCCGACTCCGACGCCGACGCCGACACCAGCTCCGACGCCGGCGCCAACACCCGCTCCGGAAAAGCCGGAGAAGCCCGGAAAGCGGGGGAAGCTCCCCACAACCGGCAGCGACGGGACGGTTCTGGTGATGTCGGCGGGAGCCGGAGCCCTGGGGCTTGGGGCCTTGCTGCTCCTGGCGGCTAAGCGGCGCCGCGGATCCGGCGAGGATCTGTAG
- a CDS encoding MFS transporter gives MNRTTIFYLTSYALSLLGNSVAAIALPLIVLQATGSIMSAGILAVATAIPAFLAGLLTGVVIDRVNRRTASAAADVISAVSLAALPVVDALTGLSLGWFIVFGILGALGDMPGLTAREALLPAVARSAGLSAGKLIGIRESIGAMVMVIGPAAAGGLMLSFEGSTVLWITAATSLAAAAVTLLMPRSTGVHAAAPDAAREADPESIEDSAPAGASAGNQLRQGWATLFRGDKTLRAATFLTLAMVASLVALQGIILPAHFSLGNNPGQLGFTLTALAAGTLAGGILYAGWCSGAGRRRWLTAGLAGTAAGLAILGALPPSWVLMAGAVILGLASGLLGCGTGTLMVERIPEEMLGRIMGTQNSLALLAAPLGMLAAAVIAERHGLAAAGITVAAAWTLAAVWALTSPSLRLPATATAGAGSPHLATPGTMDPERTVAHEKQ, from the coding sequence ATGAATCGAACCACAATTTTCTACCTCACGTCCTACGCCCTGTCACTGCTGGGCAACTCGGTAGCTGCAATAGCCCTTCCCCTGATCGTGCTGCAGGCTACCGGCAGCATCATGTCCGCCGGCATCCTGGCGGTAGCCACCGCCATCCCCGCATTTCTGGCCGGGCTGCTGACGGGAGTGGTCATTGACCGCGTCAACCGACGCACTGCCTCTGCGGCTGCAGACGTTATTTCCGCCGTTTCGCTTGCGGCGCTGCCGGTGGTCGATGCCCTCACCGGCCTGAGTCTGGGATGGTTTATTGTTTTCGGCATTCTTGGTGCGCTGGGTGATATGCCGGGCTTAACGGCGCGGGAGGCGCTCCTTCCGGCCGTAGCCCGTTCAGCAGGTCTTTCCGCCGGGAAACTCATCGGAATTCGGGAGAGCATCGGGGCGATGGTTATGGTTATTGGCCCGGCTGCCGCGGGCGGATTAATGCTCTCCTTCGAGGGGTCGACCGTCCTCTGGATAACCGCCGCAACTTCACTGGCTGCGGCTGCAGTGACGCTGCTGATGCCGCGCAGCACCGGTGTTCATGCTGCCGCCCCGGACGCTGCCCGGGAAGCTGACCCGGAATCCATTGAAGATTCCGCTCCGGCAGGCGCCTCCGCAGGGAACCAGCTGCGGCAGGGCTGGGCCACCTTGTTCCGGGGCGACAAAACCCTGCGCGCCGCCACCTTCCTGACCCTGGCGATGGTGGCTTCCCTGGTTGCCCTGCAGGGCATCATCCTGCCCGCCCATTTTTCGCTGGGAAACAACCCCGGGCAGCTGGGCTTCACCCTCACCGCGCTGGCAGCCGGCACTTTGGCGGGCGGCATCCTCTACGCCGGCTGGTGTTCCGGGGCCGGCCGGCGCCGCTGGCTGACGGCAGGCCTTGCCGGGACGGCGGCCGGCCTGGCCATCCTGGGCGCCCTCCCGCCGTCGTGGGTTCTGATGGCCGGAGCCGTGATCCTGGGCTTGGCCTCCGGGCTGCTGGGATGTGGAACGGGAACCCTGATGGTTGAACGCATTCCGGAAGAGATGCTGGGACGGATTATGGGAACCCAAAACTCCCTGGCCCTTCTTGCGGCGCCACTGGGGATGCTCGCGGCCGCCGTGATCGCCGAACGGCACGGGCTGGCAGCGGCAGGCATCACGGTTGCCGCTGCGTGGACGCTGGCGGCGGTTTGGGCACTGACATCGCCTTCCCTGCGACTTCCCGCGACTGCCACGGCAGGGGCGGGAAGCCCACACCTGGCAACACCCGGCACAATGGACCCGGAGAGGACGGTTGCCCATGAAAAGCAGTGA
- a CDS encoding MerR family transcriptional regulator encodes MKSSELAALAGVTVRALRHYHQLGVLPEPERGYNGYRSYDARDLIRLLRIKRLAAIGIPLDAMGELLDDDGVHRGGAGPAALLDELEEGIDAELARLQQQKRLISGLRTAQALDLPPELALIVDSFAASAPPSVRRMDREQAVLLAHLAGEEGLDGLTQVYKKMSSPDLAEQVLQFYAGFAALTPETPAEDLERLVAGFMETVAGPVKAALAGSETPLFADESAVAAVFDEYRHSALNSAQQLALARITARLESAG; translated from the coding sequence ATGAAAAGCAGTGAGCTGGCTGCGCTGGCCGGAGTGACGGTGCGGGCTTTGCGGCATTATCACCAGCTTGGCGTGCTGCCCGAACCGGAGCGCGGGTACAACGGTTACCGCAGCTACGACGCCAGGGATCTGATCCGCCTCCTGCGCATTAAGCGCCTGGCCGCCATCGGAATTCCGCTGGATGCAATGGGGGAGCTGTTGGACGATGACGGCGTACACCGCGGCGGGGCAGGTCCGGCCGCGCTCCTTGATGAACTGGAGGAAGGCATCGACGCGGAGCTGGCACGGTTGCAGCAGCAGAAACGCCTGATCAGCGGCCTGCGGACGGCACAGGCACTGGATCTGCCGCCGGAGCTGGCCCTTATTGTCGATTCTTTTGCCGCCTCGGCGCCGCCGTCAGTACGCCGGATGGACCGCGAGCAGGCGGTGCTCCTCGCACATCTTGCCGGCGAGGAGGGTCTTGACGGGCTCACGCAGGTGTACAAGAAAATGAGCTCCCCGGACCTGGCCGAACAGGTGCTGCAGTTTTACGCGGGCTTCGCCGCACTCACGCCGGAGACCCCCGCCGAAGACCTGGAGCGCCTGGTTGCCGGATTTATGGAAACCGTCGCCGGGCCGGTCAAGGCGGCGCTGGCAGGTTCGGAAACGCCCCTCTTTGCGGATGAATCGGCTGTTGCGGCAGTTTTCGACGAGTACCGGCACAGCGCACTCAATTCCGCCCAGCAGCTTGCCTTGGCCCGAATCACGGCCCGACTGGAGAGTGCCGGCTAA
- a CDS encoding alpha/beta fold hydrolase has protein sequence MEHPPSASGTALSADGTRIAWSRQGSGPPLVIVDPLMADRSSSSTQVLADLLSENHTVYTYDRRGTGESGTGEEYTEESDVDDLLAVVQVAGGSASLYGFGSGAFLALRAAEESAVITRVVALEPALALNEGEDELLLLQTELEGLGGVSVPVLVLAGSTSGDETQDLARRAAAALDEGEFQLLEGDASSVPDAALADAIGSFLS, from the coding sequence ATGGAACACCCGCCCAGCGCCTCCGGAACCGCTCTCTCCGCCGACGGAACCCGCATCGCCTGGTCCCGGCAGGGATCCGGTCCGCCGCTTGTGATTGTCGACCCGCTCATGGCTGACCGGAGCAGCTCCAGCACTCAGGTCCTGGCCGACCTGCTGTCGGAGAACCACACCGTGTACACCTATGACCGGAGGGGCACCGGCGAGAGCGGGACGGGCGAGGAGTACACGGAGGAGTCCGACGTCGATGACCTGCTGGCCGTGGTGCAGGTGGCCGGTGGTTCCGCCAGCCTGTACGGGTTTGGCTCCGGCGCCTTCCTCGCGCTGCGCGCAGCAGAGGAGTCAGCGGTCATCACCCGGGTGGTGGCGCTGGAACCAGCATTGGCCCTGAACGAGGGCGAGGACGAACTGCTGCTCCTGCAGACGGAACTGGAGGGGCTGGGCGGCGTCTCCGTTCCGGTTCTGGTTCTGGCCGGCAGCACCAGCGGCGACGAAACACAGGACCTGGCCCGCCGTGCCGCGGCAGCCCTGGACGAGGGTGAGTTTCAGCTGCTGGAGGGCGACGCGAGCAGTGTCCCCGACGCGGCGCTCGCTGATGCCATCGGCTCCTTCCTGAGCTGA
- a CDS encoding LLM class flavin-dependent oxidoreductase, producing the protein MSEQDTPLTTETGRRQIRFNAFDMNCVGHQSPGLWRHPEDRSSDYTDLRYWAHLAKTCEKGLFDGIFLADVLGTYDVYGSSNEATLRQGTQVPVNDPLLLVSAMALVTEHLGFGVTAGTAYEHPYPFARRLSTLDHLTNGRVGWNVVTGYLPSAARNLGAADQLEHDERYNHADEYLEVIYKLLEGSWEDGAVVRNRETGVFTDPAKVHDINHEGKYFTVPGIHISEPSPQRTPVIYQAGASPRGVAFAAENAEAVFVGAPTKEKLKATVTRIRDAAEAAGRDRHSIRIYTLMTVITAATAEEAAAKHEDYQQYASHEGALALMSGWMGVDLSTYNLDEPLGNVKSNAIQSAAGNFQKPKDDGEPWTVRDIADSVGIGGLGPRMVGSGAEIAEEMIRWVEETDVDGFNLAYAVTPGTFEDIVEFVVPELQQRGAYRTEYTPGTLREKLFGRGDKLPAEHRGASYRLSPAVR; encoded by the coding sequence CGGGACTGTGGCGCCATCCGGAGGACCGGTCCTCGGACTACACCGATCTGCGCTACTGGGCCCATTTGGCGAAAACCTGCGAGAAGGGCCTGTTTGACGGCATTTTCCTGGCCGATGTCCTGGGCACGTATGACGTGTACGGCAGTTCCAACGAGGCCACGCTGCGGCAGGGCACCCAGGTTCCGGTGAATGATCCGCTGCTGTTGGTGTCCGCGATGGCCCTGGTCACCGAACACCTCGGTTTTGGTGTCACAGCGGGCACCGCGTATGAGCATCCGTATCCGTTTGCGCGCAGGCTCTCCACGCTGGACCATCTCACCAACGGACGCGTGGGCTGGAACGTCGTCACCGGCTACCTGCCCTCCGCCGCGCGGAACCTTGGCGCTGCAGACCAGCTGGAACACGATGAGCGCTACAACCATGCGGATGAATACCTCGAGGTCATCTACAAACTGCTCGAAGGCTCCTGGGAGGACGGCGCCGTCGTCCGCAACCGCGAAACCGGCGTTTTCACCGACCCGGCAAAGGTCCACGACATCAACCACGAGGGCAAATACTTCACCGTCCCCGGCATCCACATCAGCGAGCCGTCGCCGCAGCGCACCCCGGTGATCTACCAGGCCGGTGCCTCGCCGCGCGGTGTGGCTTTCGCCGCCGAAAATGCGGAGGCGGTTTTTGTCGGAGCGCCCACCAAGGAAAAGCTCAAGGCCACGGTCACCAGGATCCGCGACGCCGCCGAGGCCGCGGGCCGGGACCGGCACTCCATCCGCATTTACACGCTGATGACGGTCATTACCGCCGCCACCGCCGAGGAAGCCGCCGCCAAACACGAGGACTACCAGCAGTACGCCAGCCACGAGGGCGCGCTGGCACTGATGTCCGGGTGGATGGGCGTGGACCTGTCCACCTACAACCTCGACGAACCGCTGGGCAACGTGAAATCCAACGCCATCCAGTCAGCGGCCGGCAACTTCCAGAAACCGAAGGACGACGGCGAACCCTGGACGGTGCGCGACATCGCCGATTCCGTGGGCATCGGTGGATTGGGGCCGCGGATGGTCGGCTCAGGCGCGGAAATCGCCGAGGAAATGATCCGCTGGGTGGAGGAAACCGACGTCGACGGTTTCAACCTGGCCTATGCGGTCACACCGGGCACGTTTGAGGACATCGTCGAGTTTGTGGTGCCCGAACTGCAGCAGCGCGGCGCGTACCGGACCGAGTACACGCCCGGAACCCTCCGCGAGAAACTCTTCGGCCGGGGGGACAAGCTGCCGGCGGAGCACCGCGGCGCCTCGTACCGGCTGAGCCCCGCAGTGCGTTGA